AACCGCGGTAATGTCCATCGAATCCACATTTGGATACCAACAATAAACAATGATTTGGCTAATGTCCAAAATATTCCCCACACTAAGCCTGTGGTCCAATCGGCCAAACGGATCGCACCTATGTTTGGTAACGGTGTATTCCAAGCTCCTAAGAAGAGAACAACCCCCAACATCGATACCAAAAACATCATGGCATACTCCGCCAAAAAGATAAAGGCAAATTGTATCCCGCCATATTCTGTATGGAAGCCACCGACCAATTCAGATTCGGCTTCCGGGATATCAAAGGGAGCACGATTACACTCGGCAAGGGTTGCGATAAAGAATATGATGTAGGTGATAATCAAATGTGGAGCCTGAAAAATATTCCAGGCGAAGAGGCCCCCAATCTCATTGACTTCCCAAAGGCCCAAGAATTTAATGCTTCCATTGGTTAGGATGCCCTGTCCAATAGCGATTTCATTCAAATTTAGGGTTTGGGTTAGCATAACGACCGTAATTAGGGAGAGGCCTACCGGAATTTCATAGGACACCATCTGTGCTATGGCACGCATGGAGCCTAATAAAGAATATTTGTTGTTAGATCCCCAACCAGCCATTAAAATGCCCAAAGCATCAATGGAGATGATGGCCATTATGAAGAACAGACCCGTATGCGTATCCGCTGGAATAAAATCTTTGGCCCAGGGAATAACGGCAAAACCTGTAAATACAGCCACGAAAATAACGATAGGGGCAACTCTAAAGAGAATTTTATCGGCTGATGAGGGGGTAATTAATTCTTTTTGTAATAATTTGAGAATGTCGGCGATCGTTTGGAGACTGCCATACTTCCCTGTTTCCATCGGTCCTAAGCGATCTTGTACAAATCCTGCGATCTTTCGCTCGGCATATACTGCAAACAAGGTGAAAGCTGCTATAAAGGTGAAAATAGCAATGGGAACCAAGATATGTAGTATTGTTTCTAACAAGTCTTATTTATAATGATTTTTAATAAGAGACCAATGAATACGCAAACTTAACGAAAAACGGGGAATTTAGATAAGGAAAAATTAAAATATACTTAACAAGTAGATTATCGTGACAATAGCGTAACGACAAGTAATCATATCTTGTTCGAGTAGGTGGTTTCGGATGGCTGTAATGCCATCCATGTTAGCTCGGGTGAAAATAAAAAAGCACCCCGAGGGATGCTTTTTTAGGATATAAATCGAAATCGGATTAACGATTTGAAAATTCAACGTAGTCGCGTTCTGTGTGGCCAACGTAAACTTGTCTAGGACGACCGATAGGCTCTTTGTTTTCGCGCATTTCTTTCCATTGTGCAATCCATCCCGGTAGACGGCCTAAAGCAAATAATACGGTAAACATATCTGCTTTGAAACCTAATGCACGGTAGATGATACCTGAATAGAAGTCAACATTTGGATAAAGTTTTCTGTCGATGAAATATTGGTCATTCAATGCTGCTTCTTCAAGCTTTTTAGCGATATCCAATACCGGATCTTGAACGCCTAATTTCTCCAAGATATCATCACATGCTTTTTTGATGATCTTAGCACGAGGGTCGAAGTTTTTATAAACGCGGTGACCGAATCCCATTAGACGGAAAGGGTCGTTTTTGTCTTTTGCTTTAGCAAGATATTTTTCAGCATCACCACCATCATTTTTAATGGCCTCCAACATCTCGATTACGGCTTGGTTTGCACCACCATGTAATGGTCCCCATAATGCATTGATACCTGATGCAACAGATGCATAAAGGTTTGCATTGGATGAACCAACGATACGAACAGTAGATGTCGAACAGTTTTGCTCATGATCAGCATGTAAAATCAACAATTTGTGCATGGCGTCAATGACAACAGGATCAAATGTTTTTTCATCATTCACTTCTCCAAACAGCATGTTTAGGAAGTTGTCAATATAGCCAAGATTATTTTTGGGATAAACAACAGGATGACCTAATGATTTCTTTTGAATCCAGGAAACGATTGTTGGCATTTTTGCCAAAAGATTGATGATCGTTTGATCTTCTTCTTCGTCTGTTAAGTTTGGATTTAAAGATTCTGGATAAAATGCCGACAATGCGCCTACTAAACACGAAAGTTGGCCCATTGGGTGAGATTTGGATGGGAATCCAGCGAAGAAGTTCTTCATATCTTCATGAATCATCATTTGCTTTTTGATGTCAGCTCTGAATTTTTCCAATACCTCTTTTTTGGGAAGCTCTCCATAAATCAACAAATAAGCAACTTCCAAGAAAGTCGATTTCTCTGCCAATTGTTCAATTGGATATCCTCTATATCTCAATATGCCTTTTTCACCATCAAGGAAAGTAATCGCACTTTTCGTTGCACCTGTATTTTTGTATCCTGGGTCTAACGTAATAAATCCGCTTAGATCTCTTAATTTGGAAATATCAACTGCTTTTTCATTTTCAGTACCGACAATGACCGGTAGGTCATACGAAGTGCCGTCTAAATTTATAGATGCTTTATCTGACATGTTTATATATTATCTTATATCTGATTTGTTGTGCTAATCTCACAAATTTAACTATTTGATATTTAAAATTGAAAGTTCTTTTGGAATTAAAATGACATGATTGCGTCATTTTGGATAATATTCACTAATTATTTACTTAAATAAGCAAATAATTTATTCAAATTTAACATTATCTTATTTTGCAAAAAATATCAATCTATTTTTCTTTGCGCAACCTTTCCTTTGTCTTCGTAGTTACCCTGTTTACCCGATCCAAAAAAGGGGAGTATGACAAAACATACCAGAATAATAGAGGTTAGTGTCAGAATTCCCGTAGTCCACAATATTTTGCTGAAGTTCTCTGCATCCAATAGCTGAATGCCCCAAAGCCCCAGTAGGAAATAGGTGGCAACGAAAAGTATCACCAAGGTGAGTAATATACCGAATATGTATTTCATAGCTGAATTAATTTATGTGTTATGAATTGATTCACCTCGGTATAATTGAGCTGAATCGTGATATGAATATCCCCGCATGCATTATATTTTATTGAGGATCTGTTTTTTGAGCGTATCGAATTCTTCTTGGGTAATGATGTTTTCACGGAGCAGCAGCTGCAGCTTTTGAAGTTTCTCGACAAAGTCGCCCTCTTGCTGAATATGATCTTTGATTTCCTCTTTTTGAAGGTCAAACTGTTTTCCGAGTTCCATACCGACACCCAGTTGTGCGCCTACACCGGCGATCCCGCCTTCATTTTTAGCTGCATCGCGTAGCGCCCGTAATTTTTCCAGTTCAACATAGCTTAAGCCTGCCTGCTGTGCCGCTTGGTTTTGGGTGGTCAAATCTGCGATTTCTCCGATTCTTCGTTGAGTATTGGCGTCAAATTGAGTTCCTAAGATTTTGAAATCCGTAACATCGAGCCCAAGATCCTTAAAGTCTTGTTCAACTGCAGTTTTGATATCGCTGGATAGCAGCCCCAGTTGGCTGTCAATCTCATTATAACCTAGTTTCTTTTGTGCAATCTGCGCAATAATTTGTTGTGGGATCCGATTATTGATGATGTCTTGAATGACAGCTGTGTTGACCGTATTTTGATTTGCTAAAATGTTTTTATAGAAATGCACTGGTTCCTTGATCAGGTAAGAGAATGTACCATTCAAGCCGATTTCTATTGGTAAATTGTAATGGGGGTCGATATATTTAATAGGTGTTCCGGTTCCCCAGGATTGATTGACGATAGCGGCTGTGCGAAAAAAGTAGATGTAAAGCTTATGTTCGGATTCAAAATTCTGCCGTAAACGCGCTAAAGTGGTAAAGAAGGGATGGTTGTCCGTTTTGAGGTTGTACGTTCCTGGTTCGGTCAGCAGGTTTTCACCTTTTCCCTCATACACAAGGATGCAGCCCTGCCCTGGAGCGAGGATCAGCTTGCTGGAATTTTTGATCTCATTCCTTTCGGATGGGAATTTATACCACAATAATCGAGGGTCTTGGTTTTTCCACTCGATGACTTCAGAAAGTTGGTTGTTAAAAAGATTAAATAGTCCCATAGTGATTAATTTAGTGTGTCGAATTTGGGGTTATACCCTTCAAACTTGTTGATTTGTTTTCCATTATTATCAAAATAATAATAGTCGCTGGCGCCCTTTATAATAAAACCATCTTTGAGCAGGCTCCCATTTCCATACATGGATTTAAGATCTGTAGTCACTGTTTTTTGTATAGCGCCAGTTGTTACATCCAATAGTTGGATCTGGAAAGGATCGTCTTCGGCAGGCGTTGGTTTATACGCAATGAGTAGCGTTTTGTCATTCTGCGCAATGATTACAGGCTGAAAGTAAAGTCTTCCTGGCGTAAAGTCCTTGAAGCTAATCAGACGGGCGCCCTTAAATTGCCATGGATTAATCAATACCTTTTTATAAGGATCACGGTCGGTAAAAATACCCGAACCGCCATAGTCTTTATCCCAGGAAAAGCGCGGGCTATCTTTAGGAAATCCATATTGATATTGGTAACTGTACTGGATTAACTGGATTTTTTCTTCCGGATAATAACTGGATTTACTTGAAAAAGCGAATTCCGTTTTTGTCGTTGGATTGGGAAGTTTTTTCCTTCTCTCATCGTAAAGCTGTTTATCGGGGATAGATTTATTAATTAAGGGGTAATAAGCTAGATTTTGACCCTCATTGTTGACAATTTGATAGGCTGATCCATAGTCTTCGTATTTAAATTCAACCTTAGCGATGCCTGTGCTTAAAGATGGCGCATCTTTCACATAGTTCTCAAGCACACTTTTATATGTAAGTGTATTTCTGTCCAGCTGATAAATGTATTTGGCTTTGACGATAATATAGAGATTCTGGTCTTCAAATACCTGAAGTTTGACGTCGCTGCTCGACAGTTCGACAGGTGTTTCCATCAGAGCTTTTACCCATTCTTTTTTACCCGTTTTGGGATCGAAGAGCCCAATATAAACCTTATTGTCCTTGTTTTCGTCCATTCGTTTTCTGAAGGTTCCGACATTACCGACGACAACAACGTGGGGCGTATTATCTTTGTCCAAAAATAGTGTGTTGCTTGCGTAATTCCATTCAAGAGGTTCTACCTCTTCTTTTTCCTCTGCTGTATTAGAGGTGCTGTAAGTTGAATAATTGGTCGCTGGCTTTTTGGAAAAAATAGCGCTTAGGGCTCCAATGACAAACATAAGCGCAATAAAGCCCACGACAGCAAATAATACAATCCGTACGGCTTTATATTGATCCGGATTGTTGCGCGGATAGTTGTAGTTGTGATTGATATTGATGTCGTCGCTATCTAAAAAAAATTCTGTTCCACAGCTATCGCATTTATAATAATCGGGGCGTAGTGTGGTGATTTTTATACTTCCGCAATGCGGACATTTAATCGCTTTGATATTTTTAGCCATTTATCTTACCTGTATTTTTTTGAACCATCTTTTGGCGCATACAACCGGACTGATTCCAGGGGATTCTATCCAGTTGAAAGTTCTGCCTTTTCAATTGATGAAACGATTTATGTGTGAATTTAGAATTAAAATAATCGTATAACAAATTTTCTGCCAGCTAACTTATATTCGTCGAATCTGAGTTTAAATACGCAGGAAATGAGCCGTTTGATTTTTTTAAACAAGGGAGACGGCGCTGTTCACTATTAATTTGTAAAACAAAGAGAAAATATTTTTGGTATTTACGAATTATTCGTAGATTAGTGAAAGATTAGAAAAAGGAATAAATAGCTATGGAAAAATTAACAGCACAGGAAGAGCAGGCAATGCAATCTATTTGGAGTCTCAATGGAGGTTTTATAAAAGAGATTTTGGATAATATCAAGGGTGAAAAGATGCCTTATACCACCTTGGCTTCAACAGTAAAGAATCTGGAACGTAAAGATTTTGTGAAAGCAGTACGTTATGCCAATGCCAAGCGCTATGAACCGATGGTGAGTGAAGAAGATTATAAAGCGAAATTTATGAATTCCTTTGTGGGCGATTATTTTAAAAATTCCTATAAGGAGATGGTATCTTTTTTTGTGCAGGAAGAAAAACTAACGGCTGATGAATTAAAGGAAATTATGGACATGATTAAGCATAATAAATCTTAATAACATGGAAAGCTTACTGACCTATATTATTCAAGTCAACCTGCTCTTGGGGATTATCTATTTGGGATATATTGGACTATTGAAAGGGCTGACGTTCTATGTGCTAAATCGAGTTTACTTTTTGGCAGGAGGGCTATTTGCTTTTCTGTATCCATTTCTGGATTTAAAGTCTTTGTTCGTGCAGCGCGGGCTGAATATGGGGGCGGTAGGCGAGCAGATTTCGCTTTATATTACTGAGCCGGAAGTGCAGCAACAACTGACCTTGGGAAGGTTGGTGGAAATTGTGTTTATGGTTGGTGCGATTGTATTGTTATTGAAGTTTGTATTTCAATTATTGAGTTTATTACGGATTCATCTGAATTCAAAGTCCGATCAATGGCGGACGTATCTATTTCGGAATGTGCTTATTCCTATTGTTCCATTTTC
The DNA window shown above is from Sphingobacterium thalpophilum and carries:
- the nuoH gene encoding NADH-quinone oxidoreductase subunit NuoH, whose protein sequence is MLETILHILVPIAIFTFIAAFTLFAVYAERKIAGFVQDRLGPMETGKYGSLQTIADILKLLQKELITPSSADKILFRVAPIVIFVAVFTGFAVIPWAKDFIPADTHTGLFFIMAIISIDALGILMAGWGSNNKYSLLGSMRAIAQMVSYEIPVGLSLITVVMLTQTLNLNEIAIGQGILTNGSIKFLGLWEVNEIGGLFAWNIFQAPHLIITYIIFFIATLAECNRAPFDIPEAESELVGGFHTEYGGIQFAFIFLAEYAMMFLVSMLGVVLFLGAWNTPLPNIGAIRLADWTTGLVWGIFWTLAKSLFIVGIQMWIRWTLPRLRADQLMSLCWKVLTPLAFLCMAISAIWRILVIA
- a CDS encoding citrate synthase, with translation MSDKASINLDGTSYDLPVIVGTENEKAVDISKLRDLSGFITLDPGYKNTGATKSAITFLDGEKGILRYRGYPIEQLAEKSTFLEVAYLLIYGELPKKEVLEKFRADIKKQMMIHEDMKNFFAGFPSKSHPMGQLSCLVGALSAFYPESLNPNLTDEEEDQTIINLLAKMPTIVSWIQKKSLGHPVVYPKNNLGYIDNFLNMLFGEVNDEKTFDPVVIDAMHKLLILHADHEQNCSTSTVRIVGSSNANLYASVASGINALWGPLHGGANQAVIEMLEAIKNDGGDAEKYLAKAKDKNDPFRLMGFGHRVYKNFDPRAKIIKKACDDILEKLGVQDPVLDIAKKLEEAALNDQYFIDRKLYPNVDFYSGIIYRALGFKADMFTVLFALGRLPGWIAQWKEMRENKEPIGRPRQVYVGHTERDYVEFSNR
- a CDS encoding SPFH domain-containing protein, whose product is MGLFNLFNNQLSEVIEWKNQDPRLLWYKFPSERNEIKNSSKLILAPGQGCILVYEGKGENLLTEPGTYNLKTDNHPFFTTLARLRQNFESEHKLYIYFFRTAAIVNQSWGTGTPIKYIDPHYNLPIEIGLNGTFSYLIKEPVHFYKNILANQNTVNTAVIQDIINNRIPQQIIAQIAQKKLGYNEIDSQLGLLSSDIKTAVEQDFKDLGLDVTDFKILGTQFDANTQRRIGEIADLTTQNQAAQQAGLSYVELEKLRALRDAAKNEGGIAGVGAQLGVGMELGKQFDLQKEEIKDHIQQEGDFVEKLQKLQLLLRENIITQEEFDTLKKQILNKI
- a CDS encoding BlaI/MecI/CopY family transcriptional regulator gives rise to the protein MEKLTAQEEQAMQSIWSLNGGFIKEILDNIKGEKMPYTTLASTVKNLERKDFVKAVRYANAKRYEPMVSEEDYKAKFMNSFVGDYFKNSYKEMVSFFVQEEKLTADELKEIMDMIKHNKS